GGAGGAGACGAACGCACAATGCGGCGCCCTCGTCGTCGTCATGGCGGACAGCCCCGCGTACGTTCGCCCGGACGGGGTGACAGTCGCGTCGCTTGCGGCGCTCGGTCCGTAGTCGGGGGCTGGGTCGAGCTAGCAGCCAGCCGGGCGCGTCGCCCTCATAGCGCGGCTCTAATGACTTCCGGCATCGCGGCCGGCACGGAGGCCGGCCCCACCCGTTGCTTCGGTGGCGCAAGCCTCCGTGCCTGCGTCCGATAGGCGCCAGGTCATTTGAGAAGTGCCGCTATCAGACCAGCAACTGCCCCCGCAGCACTGTCACGGCCTTGCCGAGCAGATGCACGCGATCGCCGCGCACCTCGACGCGCACGATGCCGCCGCGCCTGGAGGCCTGATACCCGGTCATTTCCAGCTTGCCCAGCTTCGCCGCCCAGTAGGGCCCGAGCGCGCAGTGCGCCGAGCCCGTCACCGGGTCCTCGTCGATGCCGGCACCCGGCGCGAAGTACCGCGAATAGAAGTCGAAGTCCGGGGCGGCCGCGGGGCTCGTGACGATGAGCCCCTGGAGCGGCAGGGCCGCCAGGGCCCGGAAGTCTGGGGAGAGGTTGCGCAGCACGACTTCCGAGGACACCTCCACGAGGAAGTCGCGATCGGTCTTCGCGACGCTCACCGGGTCGGCGCCCAGGGCCGCCTCCAGGCCGGCGGGCGCGGCGGTCGCCTGCGGGACCTTCGCCGGAAAGTCGAGCCGGATCCATGCGCGGTCTCGCTGCGCCGTCAGGATGCCGCTGGCGGTCTGGAAGGTCGCGGCCTCTCTGGGCTGCAGGTGCCCCTCCTCCCAGAGCACGTGTGCGGAGGCCAGCGTGGCGTGGCCGCACAGCGAGACTTCCATGGCCGGCGTGAACCACCTCAGCCGGTAGCCCGCATCCT
Above is a window of Candidatus Tanganyikabacteria bacterium DNA encoding:
- a CDS encoding PhzF family phenazine biosynthesis protein, giving the protein MPQQVIQVDSFTAEPFLGNPAAVCVMAGPADEIWMQRVAAEMNLSETAFLHPEDAGYRLRWFTPAMEVSLCGHATLASAHVLWEEGHLQPREAATFQTASGILTAQRDRAWIRLDFPAKVPQATAAPAGLEAALGADPVSVAKTDRDFLVEVSSEVVLRNLSPDFRALAALPLQGLIVTSPAAAPDFDFYSRYFAPGAGIDEDPVTGSAHCALGPYWAAKLGKLEMTGYQASRRGGIVRVEVRGDRVHLLGKAVTVLRGQLLV